The Phycodurus eques isolate BA_2022a chromosome 17, UOR_Pequ_1.1, whole genome shotgun sequence nucleotide sequence agaggagggggaggaagagAGTGCCAAGGAGGAGGTGAAAGAAAATGATAGCCAGGGTGAGGAGTGTAACAAGGAGGGTGAAGATGGTGCCAAGGTGGAAGAAGAGCAAGATGGGAAAGAGGTTGACAAGACGGAGGAAGGGCCAAGTGAAGAGATTCCAAAGGAAGATGGGAAAGAGAGTGACACTCAGGAGGGGGGAGAGGACGAGAGTGCTAAGATAGAAGAGGGggagaaagaggaagaaaatgagCCAGGGGAGGGAAGTGTcactgaggaaaatgagagtggGGAAGATGGGAAAGAGAGTGACACTCAGGAGGAGGGAGAGGACGAGAGTGCTAAGATAGAAGAGGGggagaaagaggaagaaaatgagCCAGGGGAGGGAAGTGTcactgaggaaaatgagagtggGGAAGATGGGAAAGAGAGTGACACTCAGGAGGAGGGAGAGGACGAGAGTGCTAAGATAGAAGAGGGggagaaagaggaagaaaatgagCCAGGGGAGGGAAGTGTcactgaggaaaatgagagtggGGAAGATGGGAAAGAGAGTGAGGAGGGTGAGAAAGAGAGTGCAAAGGAAGAGGGGGAAAGTGTCACCGGGGAGACGACAGAGGGGGAGGATGAGCTCGTGAAGGCAGATGGGGGGAGTGTCACCGAGATGAAAGAGGGTGACGAGAATACAGATGGGGAGGAGAGTGTCGAGGTAAACGAGGAGGCTGCCACAGAGGGGAAAGAGAGTGATGCGATGCAGGGGCGGGAGGAAGAGAGTATTCCTAGTGATGCCAAAGAGAGTGAGGAAGGTGACAAAGAGAGTGCGAAGGAAGCGGAGGGAGAGAGTGTAGGAGAGCATGAAAAGGCGGAGGACGGCAGTCCCAAGGAGGAAGAGGGGAGGGACAGTGCCAAAGATGAGGAGAGTGAGAGTGCAGTTGAGGAAGAAGAGAGTGTTCAAGTGGAAGAGAGTGACCAAAAGGACGAGACAAAGGAAGAGAGCGCTCAAGAAGATGGCGAAAGGGTCATTGAGGGGAAAGATGACATGGCGAAAGAAGGGGACGTGAGTGTCCAAAGGGAGGAGTCGGAGGACCAGATTGCCAAAGAAGATGGGAGTCAGAGTGTCATTGAGGGGAAACAGACCGACAAGATGGAGGAGAGTGACAAAAAGGAAGAGGCGAAGGAAGAAAGTGCCAAGACGGAAGCGGGTCTTGATAGCGAGGGCAAAGGGGGTGACACAACGGAGGAAAGCGAGACAGAGAGTGCCAAAGGAGTCGAGGAACAGAGTGTTACTGAGACCTTAAAGAGTGATACATTGGAGGAAGTCGAGCAGGGCAATTCAATGATGGAGGAGGCGAGAGACGGTTCAAAGGAAGAGAGAAGTGATAGCAGTGAGAAAATGAGTGGCAAGGTGGCAGAGGAGAGAAAGCAGGAAGAGGGAGTCGCAAAAGAGATGGAGAAAGAGGGTGAGAGAAGAGAAAGCTACTTTGAAAGAATGATCAGCCGCCTCACCAAGAAAGACAAGGAGGAGAGGCGAGAGCGGGTGAGACAAGAGGAGGAGCGAATAGAACAGGAGAAGAGAGAGCGGGGGAAGAGGGAagaggagaagaggaggaaaaaagaaagcagGAAGGAAGAGGAGTGCAGGGAGAGGGAGGAGAGGAAATCAAGGGAAAGCAAATAGGAGAGGAATGACAAGCAAAGGAGGTCGGGTAGCACAAAGTGGAAGATAAGGAAGCGCGCTAAAGAAGGGGCATCTCAGAGGACCACTAAGTGTTACTGTCAATGATATAAAGAATTTTTCTCAAATTGACACCCCTTTGAGATACAGACactgcagtcccacgtccagaTTTCTCGCTCTGAAAGTTGGAGGCTTCTTTTGGTGATCTGTAATCACTTTCCAATCTGCctggaggagaaaaagaaatctaATTTGACAATGAGGTAATGAACCTGTGAAGCCATTATCTTAGATAAGCCATTTCAAAGACCGGTTGAACACTGATGGAAATTCTATTAAACATAGCTGGCTGATTTCTCTATTTGGTGTGGTGGCAGAAGGAGCCCTTTCAACTATTGGCAATTGACTTTCAACGTTCAAAGTTGCCAATGATCATTATTCCAAGGAGTGTCAAACCTTTGAGCATTACCTAATGATAGAAAGGGAACAGTCCTAGACTTTTGGCTAATAAAGCCTGATGCACAGAAGAATACCTCTTTCCAGAGTCGATGTACTTGGTCCTCTGGGCATTTGACTCAAATTACATAATCCACCACATTAGCAGGGCCCCAAGAACCAGATCTTGGTATCCTCATTACACTCAACCCCGTCTCCCATCCAATCATTCTCAACTGCTTGTCATGCTTACAGAGGACAGTTTGTCACCATCCAAAGCTCCAGATTCACTCCACCTCCGGTCAAGCAAGGCGTACCACAAGGCTCTGTACTTGGACCCCTCTTCCTCACAATCTACAAGATACCGCTTGGCTAGATTATCCGCCAACATGGGCTGACTCTTCACTCGTATACCGAGCTCTGTGTCCGCACATCAAGTCCTTAAAACCTCAAAAAACACTTCCAGACTGCGCTCGTCACTCGCTGACTTCGCTGCAAAGACCTTGGAGAGGCTCAAGTATTTCCAGACTTGTCACCTGCTCAAAGCCCTGGCAGCACATTACCACCAACCTCATGCACCTTCACTGGTTCTTAATGAAGTTCCTCATAGTTTCCGCTCACCTCCCATCATATCTAACAAACCCCCTGCATCCCAACGCCCTTGCAGTCATGTGATGCCCAACAGCCACCACCCAAATCTGGAACTTCCTTCTGAAAACCAAAATGCTGCTTTCCTTGACATTGAAATATAAACTTGTTAGTCAACCATCTGTTCACTGCAGCATACATGCAATATGAAGAATACCATTGGCATCTACAACATTTGTAACAACTCCTCAGACCCCAGGCAGTGC carries:
- the LOC133416373 gene encoding uncharacterized protein LOC133416373 codes for the protein MQQEEVREGGDDKLEETDNSNSKASYEGDKQEVNEEDVEEKEEGYRAVTMAMDGVEQSGEEEEVSGMDEESNEDESDEEAEGYEEEENEGEQECEGDDGEWEDCDDDEWEDCDDEEEEEYQEDEEEEQEEEGEDGDREEGDEGDQEEDGGEEDDQEDGEEDKGEEGEDGDQEEEDKVDQEDGEQEEDDSEGKVENTDQEQRQAEDNVDKPGGEDPKEEGEEESAKEEVKENDSQGEECNKEGEDGAKVEEEQDGKEVDKTEEGPSEEIPKEDGKESDTQEGGEDESAKIEEGEKEEENEPGEGSVTEENESGEDGKESDTQEEGEDESAKIEEGEKEEENEPGEGSVTEENESGEDGKESDTQEEGEDESAKIEEGEKEEENEPGEGSVTEENESGEDGKESEEGEKESAKEEGESVTGETTEGEDELVKADGGSVTEMKEGDENTDGEESVEVNEEAATEGKESDAMQGREEESIPSDAKESEEGDKESAKEAEGESVGEHEKAEDGSPKEEEGRDSAKDEESESAVEEEESVQVEESDQKDETKEESAQEDGERVIEGKDDMAKEGDVSVQREESEDQIAKEDGSQSVIEGKQTDKMEESDKKEEAKEESAKTEAGLDSEGKGGDTTEESETESAKGVEEQSVTETLKSDTLEEVEQGNSMMEEARDGSKEERSDSSEKMSGKVAEERKQEEGVAKEMEKEGERRESYFERMISRLTKKDKEERRERVRQEEERIEQEKRERGKREEEKRRKKESRKEEECREREERKSRESK